The following proteins are encoded in a genomic region of Elgaria multicarinata webbii isolate HBS135686 ecotype San Diego chromosome 16, rElgMul1.1.pri, whole genome shotgun sequence:
- the ANXA2 gene encoding annexin A2, whose protein sequence is MSTVHEILSKLTLEGDHALPPSAYATVKAYGNFDADRDAAALETAIKTKGVDEVTIVNILTNRSNEQRQDIAFAYQRRTKKELPAALKSALSGHLETVILGLLKTPAQYDASELKGAMKGLGTDEDTLIEIICSRTNQELGVINKVYKEMYKTELEKDIISDTSGDFRKLMVALAKGRRSEDNSVVNYELIDQDARDLYDAGVKRKGTDVPKWINIMTERSIPHLQKVFDRYKSYSPYDMLESIKKEVKGDLENAFLNLVQCIQNKQLYFADRLYDSMKGKGTRDKLLIRTMVSRSEVDMLKIKSEFKRKYGKSLYYVIQQDTKGDYQRALLNLCGGED, encoded by the exons ATGTCGACGGTCCACGAGATCCTGTCGAAGCTCACCCTCGAGGGAGAT CACGCTCTCCCCCCAAGCGCCTACGCCACAGTCAAGGCGTACGGGAACTTCGATGCCGATCGGGACGCTGCGGCCCTCGAAACAGCCATCAAGACCAAAG GTGTGGATGAGGTCACCATCGTCAACATTTTGACAAACCGCAGCAATGAACAGCGACAGGACATCGCCTTTGCCTACCAGAGGAGGACAAAAAAG GAACTTCCCGCGGCTCTGAAGTCTGCTCTGTCTGGCCACCTGGAAACAGTTATCCTGGGCCTGCTGAAGACCCCAGCCCAGTATGATGCTTCTGAGCTGAAAGGGGCCATGAAG GGCCTAGGAACTGATGAAGACACACTCATTGAGATCATCTGCTCGCGAACAAACCAGGAGCTTGGTGTAATTAACAAAGTCTACAAGGAAA tgtacaAGACTGAGTTGGAAAAAGACATCATCTCAGACACATCTGGCGATTTCCGCAAACTGATGGTTGCATTGGCCAAG gggaggaggagcgagGACAATTCTGTGGTGAATTATGAGCTGATTGACCAAGATGCTCGG GATCTGTATGATGCTGGTGTGAAGAGGAAGGGCACAGATGTTCCCAAGTGGATCAACATCATGACCGAAAGGAGTATCCCCCATCTTCAGAAAG TATTTGATAGGTACAAGAGCTACAGCCCGTATGATATGTTGGAAAGCATCAAGAAGGAAGTGAAAGGAGACCTGGAAAATGCCTTCCTTAATCTCG TTCAGTGCATTCAGAACAAGCAGTTGTACTTCGCTGATCGGCTGTACGACTCAATGAAG GGCAAAGGAACTCGGGACAAGTTGTTGATCAGGACTATGGTCTCCCGCTCCGAGGTTGACATGCTGAAAATTAAGAGTGAATTCAAGAGGAAATACGGGAAGTCGCTCTATTACGTCATCCAG CAAGACACGAAAGGCGACTATCAGAGAGCGCTCCTGAACCTGTGTGGAGGAGAAGATTGA